The following proteins are co-located in the Methanobacterium formicicum DSM 3637 genome:
- the purL gene encoding phosphoribosylformylglycinamidine synthase subunit PurL: protein MTLTDTEMEYIKEELGREPNPLEYGMLDIMFSEHCSYKSSRPILKLFPTEGEKVIMGPGDDAGIVELTDDLALVMGMESHNHPSAVEPYGGAGTGIGGIIRDIISMGAMPVALLDSLRFGPMEDQRSRYIFEYVVKGISDYGNRVGIPTVGGEVEFEDNFKFNPLVNVVCAGIVRKDEIVLGIAPNVGDVFVLMGGRTGRDGIHGVTFASEELTSSSELESRPAVQVGDPFTKKQVMEATFEALEKVNIQGLKDLGGGGLTCCISEMADKSGNGAQMELTKVPLREEGMTPYEIMLSESQERMVFVVNPQDVDGLLAIFHKHELPYAVIGQVTDTGRMVVTQEGEPLADVPTQLLADPPLVEREAIKPVNDEEYVEIEDGNLDEALLNLLSSPNLASKKWVFRQYDHEVQIRTVIKPGDDAAVLRVDDEKAFTLTSDCNSIHCYLDPYHGGAGAVAEAIRNVVAMGSEPLCMVDCLNFGNPEKPDVFWQFKECVQGMSDIANRFQLPVTSGNVSFYNETEGVTVNPSPVVSVAGIMDLKDIRTMDFKNEGDKIILIGTTQPEMDGSEYHKTIHGVVQGESPQVNIEAEYASAHAVLELIRNDENGQVTAAHDLSAGGLAVALAEMAIKGNLGANVDISAAPGAESLSDSEILFSESHARYLVTVQEGSSAEILNTLQVMNVPAAVIGTVKGNSLKLSPSNIEIDIQQLKDAYQGVIEKFMA, encoded by the coding sequence GGAATACATCAAAGAAGAACTGGGAAGGGAACCCAACCCCCTGGAATATGGTATGCTGGATATAATGTTCTCTGAACACTGCTCCTATAAGAGCAGCCGGCCCATCCTGAAATTATTCCCCACCGAGGGTGAAAAAGTCATAATGGGCCCTGGAGACGATGCAGGTATCGTGGAACTCACCGATGACCTGGCCCTGGTTATGGGTATGGAAAGCCACAACCATCCCTCAGCCGTGGAACCCTACGGAGGAGCAGGTACTGGGATTGGAGGAATTATAAGGGATATCATATCCATGGGAGCAATGCCAGTTGCCCTTCTTGATTCTCTACGTTTTGGACCCATGGAAGACCAGCGTTCACGTTACATCTTTGAATACGTGGTTAAAGGAATCTCAGACTATGGTAACCGAGTAGGTATTCCCACTGTTGGTGGAGAAGTGGAATTTGAGGATAACTTCAAATTCAACCCACTGGTTAACGTGGTCTGTGCAGGTATTGTTCGTAAGGATGAAATTGTACTTGGAATAGCCCCCAATGTGGGAGATGTTTTCGTATTGATGGGAGGCCGCACTGGAAGGGATGGTATACACGGTGTTACCTTTGCTTCAGAAGAGTTAACCTCTTCTTCAGAACTGGAAAGCAGACCTGCAGTTCAGGTGGGTGATCCCTTCACTAAGAAACAGGTCATGGAAGCCACCTTTGAGGCCCTGGAGAAAGTTAACATTCAGGGATTGAAGGACTTGGGAGGAGGAGGCCTCACCTGCTGTATTTCGGAAATGGCTGATAAAAGTGGTAATGGTGCTCAGATGGAGTTGACCAAAGTACCGCTGAGAGAGGAAGGAATGACTCCCTATGAAATTATGCTCTCCGAGTCCCAGGAAAGAATGGTCTTCGTGGTGAACCCTCAGGATGTGGATGGCTTACTTGCAATATTTCATAAGCATGAGCTGCCCTATGCAGTGATTGGTCAGGTCACCGACACCGGCCGCATGGTGGTCACCCAGGAAGGGGAACCCCTGGCAGATGTACCCACTCAACTGCTGGCTGACCCACCATTGGTGGAACGTGAAGCCATTAAACCTGTAAATGACGAAGAATATGTTGAAATAGAAGATGGGAACCTTGATGAAGCCCTTTTAAACTTACTTTCCAGTCCAAATCTTGCCAGTAAAAAGTGGGTGTTCCGGCAGTACGATCACGAGGTGCAGATCCGAACGGTAATCAAGCCCGGGGATGATGCTGCAGTACTGCGGGTGGATGATGAGAAAGCCTTTACTCTCACCAGTGACTGTAACAGCATACACTGCTATCTTGACCCATACCATGGAGGGGCTGGGGCTGTGGCTGAAGCAATACGTAACGTGGTGGCCATGGGATCAGAACCATTATGCATGGTGGACTGCCTTAACTTTGGAAACCCGGAAAAACCAGATGTGTTCTGGCAATTCAAAGAGTGCGTTCAGGGAATGTCAGACATTGCTAACCGGTTCCAGTTACCAGTTACCAGTGGAAACGTCAGTTTTTACAATGAAACAGAAGGAGTTACTGTTAATCCATCACCAGTGGTGAGTGTGGCCGGGATCATGGACCTTAAGGATATAAGGACCATGGACTTCAAAAATGAAGGGGATAAGATCATCCTCATTGGAACCACCCAACCAGAGATGGATGGATCAGAGTACCATAAGACCATTCATGGAGTGGTACAGGGAGAATCACCCCAGGTTAATATTGAAGCAGAATACGCCTCAGCTCATGCTGTTCTGGAATTAATCCGTAACGATGAAAATGGCCAGGTTACTGCAGCCCATGATCTTTCAGCAGGAGGATTAGCTGTTGCACTGGCAGAAATGGCTATTAAAGGAAACCTGGGAGCCAATGTAGATATATCAGCAGCCCCTGGTGCTGAAAGTCTTTCTGATTCAGAGATACTCTTCTCAGAATCCCATGCCCGTTACCTGGTTACCGTGCAAGAAGGAAGTTCTGCAGAGATTTTGAACACCTTACAGGTAATGAATGTCCCTGCAGCAGTAATTGGTACAGTTAAAGGAAATTCTCTTAAATTAAGCCCTTCAAACATTGAAATTGACATTCAGCAGCTTAAAGATGCTTACCAGGGCGTTATTGAAAAGTTCATGGCCTAA